A window of Halomonas sp. H10-9-1 contains these coding sequences:
- a CDS encoding nitrate reductase subunit alpha: MSHFIDRLNFFRKAREPFANDHGELRDESRGWENGYRQRWQHDKVVRSTHGVNCTGSCSWKIYVKNGLVTWETQQTDYPRTRPDLPNHEPRGCPRGASYSWYLYSANRLKHPMIRKPLLKLWREALQAKKDPVEAWASIVEDPAKAKQYKRARGMGGFVRADWNEVNQLIGASNVYTAKQYGPDRIIGFSPIPAMSMVSYAAGSRYMSLIGGVCMSFYDWYCDLPPASPMTWGEQTDVPESADWYNSGYIIAWGSNVPQTRTPDAHFFTEVRYKGTKTVSVTPDYAEVSKLTDEWLSAKQGTDAALAMAMGHVILKEFHLENPSAYFTDYVRRYSDMPFLVELEAREDGSYAPGRQLRASDFDGNMGQDNNPEWKTVAWDETRDQPVVPRGSIGFRWGEEGKWNLEPLDADGAEIKPLLTLADKHDEVAKVAFPYFGGIAHEHFEHVKSGGASDELLFHSLPAKRMKKADGSDVLAVTVFDLMCANYGIDRGFGEDDGATSYDQVKPYTPAWQEKITGVPAEQATRIAREFAQNADKTQGRSMIIVGAGMNHWYHMDMNYRGLINMLVMCGCIGQSGGGWSHYVGQEKLRPQTGWTPLAFGLDWHRPPRHMNSTSFFYNHSSQWRYEKLEVKEILSPLAKAEDYSGSLIDFNVRSERMGWLPSAPQLGTNPLRLAAAAEAAGMSTKDYAVQQLKEGKLAFAAEDPDNPQNFPRNLFIWRSNLLGSSGKGHEYMLKYLLGTRHGIQGKDLGEFGGQKPEEVKWHDEAPEGKLDLLVTLDFRMSTTCLYSDVVLPTATWYEKDDLNTSDMHPFIHPLTAATDPAWESRSDWEIFKGIAKAFSEATEGHLGEETDLVTLPHQHDSPAELAQPEVKDWKKGECEPIPGKTMPALIEVKRNYPETYERFTSIGPLLEEIGNGGKGIAWKTEKEVKLLGDLNHRKTEGPHKGRPQLDSAIDAAEMILTLAPETNGQVAVKAWGALSKITGRDHTHLAHPKEEEKIRFRDIVAQPRKIISSPTWSGLEDEHVSYNAGYTNVHELIPWRTVSGRQQFYQDHPWMRAFGESLLVYRPPIDTKAAVSVAEPKGNGNPEIALNWITPHQKWGIHSTYSDNLLMQTLSRGGPIVWMSEDDAKSIGVEDNDWIELYNANGAIAARAVVSQRVKNGMAMMYHAQERILNMPGSEMTGTRGGIHNSVTRVCPKPTHMIGGYAQLSYSFNYYGTVGSNRDEFVIVRKMKKIDWLDGEGNDYEQEAVK, translated from the coding sequence ATGAGTCACTTCATCGATCGGCTGAACTTCTTCCGCAAGGCCCGCGAGCCCTTCGCCAACGACCACGGCGAGCTTCGCGACGAGTCCCGCGGCTGGGAGAACGGCTACCGGCAGCGCTGGCAGCATGACAAGGTCGTGCGTTCCACCCACGGGGTGAACTGCACCGGGTCGTGCAGCTGGAAGATCTACGTCAAGAACGGCCTAGTCACCTGGGAGACCCAGCAGACCGATTACCCGCGCACCCGGCCCGACCTGCCCAACCACGAGCCGCGTGGCTGCCCGCGCGGCGCCAGCTACTCCTGGTACCTCTACAGCGCCAACCGCCTCAAGCACCCGATGATCCGCAAGCCGCTGCTCAAGCTGTGGCGCGAGGCCCTCCAGGCGAAGAAGGATCCGGTGGAGGCCTGGGCCTCCATCGTCGAGGACCCGGCCAAGGCCAAGCAGTACAAGCGCGCCCGTGGCATGGGCGGCTTCGTGCGTGCCGACTGGAACGAGGTCAACCAGCTGATCGGCGCCTCCAACGTCTACACCGCCAAGCAGTACGGCCCGGACCGCATCATCGGCTTCTCGCCGATCCCCGCCATGTCCATGGTCAGCTACGCCGCCGGCAGCCGCTACATGTCGCTGATCGGCGGCGTCTGCATGAGCTTCTACGACTGGTACTGCGACCTGCCGCCGGCCTCGCCGATGACCTGGGGCGAGCAGACCGACGTGCCCGAGTCCGCCGACTGGTACAACTCCGGCTACATCATCGCCTGGGGCTCCAACGTGCCCCAGACCCGCACCCCGGACGCCCACTTCTTCACCGAGGTGCGCTACAAGGGCACCAAGACCGTCTCGGTGACTCCGGACTACGCCGAGGTCTCCAAGCTCACCGACGAGTGGCTCTCCGCCAAGCAGGGCACCGACGCCGCCCTGGCCATGGCCATGGGCCACGTCATCCTCAAGGAGTTCCACCTCGAGAACCCCAGCGCCTACTTCACCGACTACGTGCGGCGCTACTCCGACATGCCCTTCCTGGTCGAGCTGGAGGCCCGCGAGGACGGCAGCTACGCGCCCGGCCGCCAGCTGCGCGCCAGCGACTTCGACGGCAACATGGGGCAGGACAACAACCCCGAGTGGAAGACCGTGGCGTGGGACGAGACCCGCGACCAGCCGGTGGTGCCGCGGGGCTCCATCGGCTTCCGCTGGGGCGAGGAGGGCAAGTGGAACCTCGAGCCGCTGGACGCCGACGGCGCCGAGATCAAGCCGCTGCTGACCCTGGCCGACAAGCATGACGAGGTGGCCAAGGTCGCCTTCCCCTACTTCGGCGGCATCGCCCACGAGCACTTCGAGCACGTCAAGAGCGGCGGCGCCAGCGACGAGCTGCTGTTCCACAGCCTGCCCGCCAAGCGCATGAAGAAGGCCGACGGCAGTGACGTGCTGGCGGTCACCGTCTTCGACCTGATGTGTGCCAACTACGGCATCGACCGCGGCTTCGGAGAAGACGACGGCGCCACCTCCTATGACCAGGTCAAGCCCTACACCCCGGCCTGGCAGGAGAAGATCACCGGCGTGCCCGCCGAGCAGGCCACCCGCATCGCCCGTGAGTTCGCTCAGAACGCCGACAAGACCCAGGGTCGCTCCATGATCATCGTCGGTGCCGGGATGAACCACTGGTACCACATGGACATGAACTACCGCGGCCTGATCAACATGCTGGTCATGTGCGGCTGCATCGGCCAGAGCGGCGGCGGCTGGTCCCACTACGTGGGCCAGGAGAAGCTGCGCCCGCAGACCGGCTGGACCCCGCTGGCCTTCGGCCTCGACTGGCACCGTCCGCCGCGCCACATGAACTCCACCTCCTTCTTCTACAACCACTCCTCCCAGTGGCGCTACGAGAAGCTCGAGGTCAAGGAGATCCTGTCGCCGCTGGCCAAGGCCGAGGACTACTCCGGCAGCCTGATCGACTTCAACGTGCGCTCCGAGCGCATGGGCTGGCTGCCCTCCGCGCCGCAGCTCGGCACCAACCCGCTGCGCCTGGCCGCCGCCGCCGAGGCCGCCGGCATGTCCACCAAGGACTACGCCGTGCAGCAGCTCAAGGAGGGCAAGCTCGCCTTCGCCGCGGAGGATCCGGACAACCCCCAGAACTTCCCGCGCAACCTCTTCATCTGGCGCTCCAACCTGCTGGGCAGCTCGGGCAAGGGCCACGAGTACATGCTCAAGTACCTGCTGGGCACCCGCCACGGCATCCAGGGCAAGGACCTGGGCGAGTTCGGTGGCCAGAAGCCGGAAGAGGTGAAATGGCATGACGAGGCGCCCGAGGGCAAGCTCGACCTGCTGGTGACCCTGGACTTCCGCATGTCCACCACCTGCCTCTACTCGGACGTGGTGCTGCCCACGGCGACCTGGTACGAGAAGGACGACCTCAACACCTCCGACATGCACCCCTTCATCCACCCGCTCACCGCGGCCACCGACCCGGCGTGGGAGTCGCGCAGCGACTGGGAGATCTTCAAGGGCATCGCCAAGGCCTTCTCCGAGGCTACCGAGGGGCACCTGGGCGAGGAGACCGACCTGGTCACCCTGCCGCACCAGCACGACTCCCCGGCCGAGCTGGCCCAGCCCGAGGTCAAGGACTGGAAGAAGGGCGAGTGTGAGCCGATCCCCGGCAAGACCATGCCGGCGCTGATCGAGGTCAAGCGCAACTATCCCGAGACCTATGAGCGCTTCACCTCCATCGGCCCGCTGCTGGAGGAGATCGGCAACGGCGGCAAGGGCATCGCCTGGAAGACCGAGAAGGAGGTCAAGCTGCTGGGCGACCTGAACCATCGCAAGACCGAGGGGCCGCACAAGGGCCGCCCCCAGCTCGACAGCGCCATCGACGCCGCCGAGATGATCCTGACCCTGGCGCCGGAGACCAACGGCCAGGTGGCGGTCAAGGCGTGGGGCGCGCTCTCCAAGATCACCGGGCGCGACCATACCCACCTGGCGCACCCCAAGGAGGAGGAGAAGATCCGCTTCCGCGACATCGTCGCCCAGCCGCGCAAGATCATCTCCAGCCCCACCTGGTCCGGCCTCGAGGACGAGCATGTCTCCTACAACGCCGGCTACACCAACGTGCATGAGCTGATCCCGTGGCGCACCGTCAGCGGCCGCCAGCAGTTCTACCAGGACCACCCCTGGATGCGCGCCTTCGGCGAGAGCCTGCTTGTCTACCGTCCGCCCATTGATACCAAGGCGGCGGTGAGCGTGGCCGAGCCCAAGGGTAACGGTAACCCGGAGATCGCCCTGAACTGGATCACCCCGCACCAGAAGTGGGGCATCCACTCCACCTACTCGGACAACCTGCTGATGCAGACCCTGTCCCGTGGCGGACCGATCGTGTGGATGTCCGAAGACGATGCGAAGTCCATCGGCGTCGAGGACAACGACTGGATCGAGCTCTACAACGCCAACGGCGCCATCGCGGCGCGGGCGGTGGTCAGCCAGCGGGTCAAGAACGGCATGGCGATGATGTACCACGCCCAGGAGCGCATCCTGAACATGCCGGGCTCCGAGATGACCGGGACCCGCGGCGGCATCCACAACTCGGTGACGCGCGTCTGCCCCAAGCCGACCCACATGATCGGCGGCTACGCGCAGCTCTCCTACAGCTTCAACTACTACGGCACCGTCGGCTCCAACCGCGATGAGTTCGTCATCGTGCGCAAGATGAAGAAGATCGACTGGCTGGATGGCGAAGGCAACGACTACGAGCAGGAGGCCGTGAAATGA
- the narH gene encoding nitrate reductase subunit beta: MKIRSQVGMVLNLDKCIGCHTCSVTCKNVWTSREGVEYAWFNNVETKPGIGYPKEWENQSKWKGGWMRRKDGKIEPRIGGKWRVLANIFANPDLPEIDDYYEPFTFDYEHLHSAKQGEHQPTARPRSLISGERMKKIEWGPNWEEILGTEFAKRRKDMNFEKVQADIYGQFENTFMMYLPRLCEHCLNPTCVASCPSGAIYKREEDGIVLIDQDKCRGWRMCISGCPYKKIYYNWKTGKSEKCIFCYPRIEAGQPTVCSETCVGRIRYLGVLLYDADRIEEVASSPDVRDLYHRQREIFLDPHDPEVIAQAKKDGITDNVLKAAQESPVYKLAMDWGLALPLHPEYRTLPMVWYVPPLSPIQSAAEAGKVEFDGVMPKIESLRIPVKYLANMLTAGEEAPVVLALKRLMAMRLYMRGKHVEGQADASVLEGVELTEQQVEDMYRYLAIANYEDRFVIPTSHREMATEAFPERGGCGFTFGDGCHGDSSQSLFGGRKTTTTLVKPVETFDPQAQSEEARHG; this comes from the coding sequence ATGAAGATTCGTTCCCAGGTAGGCATGGTCCTCAACCTCGACAAGTGCATCGGCTGCCACACCTGCTCGGTGACCTGCAAGAACGTCTGGACCAGCCGCGAGGGCGTCGAGTACGCCTGGTTCAACAACGTCGAGACCAAGCCCGGCATCGGCTATCCCAAGGAGTGGGAGAACCAGTCCAAGTGGAAGGGCGGCTGGATGCGTCGCAAGGATGGCAAGATCGAGCCGCGCATCGGCGGCAAGTGGCGGGTGCTGGCGAACATCTTCGCCAACCCCGACCTGCCGGAGATCGACGACTACTACGAGCCGTTCACCTTCGATTACGAGCACCTGCACAGCGCCAAGCAGGGCGAGCACCAGCCCACCGCGCGGCCGCGTTCGCTGATCTCCGGCGAGCGCATGAAAAAGATCGAATGGGGCCCGAACTGGGAGGAGATCCTCGGCACCGAGTTCGCCAAGCGTCGCAAGGACATGAACTTCGAGAAGGTGCAGGCCGACATCTACGGCCAGTTCGAGAACACCTTCATGATGTACCTGCCGCGCCTGTGCGAGCACTGCCTCAACCCGACCTGCGTGGCGAGCTGTCCCTCCGGCGCCATCTACAAGCGCGAGGAGGACGGCATCGTCCTGATCGACCAGGACAAGTGCCGCGGCTGGCGGATGTGCATCTCCGGCTGCCCCTACAAGAAGATCTACTACAACTGGAAGACCGGGAAGTCCGAGAAGTGCATTTTCTGCTATCCGCGCATCGAGGCCGGCCAGCCCACCGTCTGCTCCGAGACCTGCGTGGGCCGCATCCGCTACCTCGGCGTGTTGCTGTATGACGCCGACCGCATCGAGGAGGTGGCCAGCTCCCCGGACGTGCGCGACCTCTACCATCGTCAGCGCGAGATCTTCCTGGATCCGCACGACCCGGAGGTGATCGCCCAGGCGAAGAAGGACGGCATCACCGACAACGTGCTCAAGGCCGCCCAGGAGAGCCCGGTCTACAAGCTGGCCATGGACTGGGGGCTGGCGCTGCCGCTGCACCCCGAGTACCGCACCCTGCCGATGGTCTGGTACGTGCCGCCGCTGTCGCCGATCCAGTCCGCCGCCGAGGCCGGCAAGGTCGAGTTCGACGGCGTGATGCCCAAGATCGAGTCGCTGCGCATCCCGGTGAAGTACCTGGCCAACATGCTCACCGCCGGCGAGGAGGCGCCCGTGGTGCTGGCGCTCAAGCGCCTGATGGCGATGCGCCTCTACATGCGCGGCAAGCATGTGGAAGGCCAGGCCGACGCCTCGGTGCTGGAGGGCGTCGAGCTCACCGAGCAGCAGGTGGAGGACATGTACCGCTACCTGGCCATCGCCAACTACGAGGATCGCTTCGTGATCCCGACGAGCCACCGCGAGATGGCCACCGAGGCCTTCCCCGAGCGCGGCGGCTGCGGCTTCACCTTCGGTGACGGCTGCCACGGTGACAGCAGCCAGAGCCTGTTCGGCGGTCGCAAGACCACCACCACCCTGGTCAAGCCGGTGGAGACCTTCGACCCGCAGGCCCAGAGCGAGGAGGCCCGTCATGGCTGA
- the narJ gene encoding nitrate reductase molybdenum cofactor assembly chaperone → MADAAQQLEPDVGMRSLRVLARLLDYPSEALQAAAPEMIEILDAERRLSAAVRGALMEWCQRILEADIMDLQAEYVALFDRGRNTSLLLFEHVHGESRDRGQAMVDLMAEYRAAGFELDAHELPDYLPLFLEYLSTRDEADIGRWLGEIRHILALLTARLEEREADHALVPLALLALIGAEEDVAPLRQTAKEEAPDYTAEALDEVWEEEAVRFTAESDQDCALQSAEGRRLAERKQAVPSDPVKIMPGSGPTDRTVTDR, encoded by the coding sequence ATGGCTGATGCCGCACAACAGTTGGAACCGGACGTCGGCATGCGCAGCCTGCGCGTGCTGGCCCGGCTGCTGGACTACCCCAGCGAGGCGCTCCAGGCCGCCGCCCCGGAGATGATCGAGATCCTCGACGCGGAGCGCCGCCTCTCGGCGGCGGTGCGCGGCGCCCTGATGGAGTGGTGCCAGCGGATCCTGGAGGCCGACATCATGGACCTGCAGGCGGAGTACGTGGCGCTCTTCGACCGCGGCCGCAACACCTCGCTGCTGCTCTTCGAGCACGTCCACGGCGAGTCCCGCGACCGCGGCCAGGCGATGGTCGACCTGATGGCCGAGTATCGCGCCGCGGGCTTCGAGCTGGATGCCCACGAGCTGCCGGACTACCTGCCGCTGTTCCTGGAGTACCTCTCCACCCGCGACGAGGCCGACATCGGCCGCTGGCTGGGCGAGATCCGCCACATCCTGGCGCTGCTCACCGCACGCCTCGAGGAGCGCGAGGCGGACCACGCCCTGGTGCCGCTGGCGTTGCTGGCGCTGATCGGCGCCGAGGAGGACGTCGCCCCCCTTCGCCAGACGGCGAAGGAGGAGGCACCCGACTACACCGCCGAGGCCCTGGACGAGGTGTGGGAGGAGGAGGCGGTGCGCTTCACCGCCGAGTCCGACCAGGACTGCGCCCTGCAGTCCGCCGAGGGGCGGCGGCTGGCCGAGCGCAAGCAGGCCGTGCCCAGCGACCCCGTCAAGATCATGCCCGGCAGCGGCCCGACCGACCGCACCGTGACCGATCGCTAA
- the narI gene encoding respiratory nitrate reductase subunit gamma, translating into MFSEYLQHLIYGYYPYLAGTVFLVGSLLRYDHGQYTWKTGSSQMLSSKNMRLASNLFHIGILVIFFGHLFGMLTPHWVYAPFLHAGTKQLLAIVVGGIAGVLCVIGGAMLLHRRITNPRVRASSSLMDTVILGLIVFQAALGLVTVIFSLGHLDGEMMLTLSSWAQSIVFFSGGAADYMAEVSWIYKIHIFVGLTIILLFPFSRLVHVWSVPFGYITRRYQVVRKRG; encoded by the coding sequence ATGTTTAGCGAATACCTGCAACACCTGATCTACGGCTACTACCCGTATCTTGCCGGCACGGTGTTCCTGGTCGGCAGCCTGCTGCGCTACGACCATGGCCAGTACACCTGGAAGACCGGCTCGAGCCAGATGCTCTCCTCGAAGAACATGCGCCTGGCCAGCAACCTCTTCCATATCGGCATCCTGGTGATCTTCTTCGGCCACCTGTTCGGCATGCTGACGCCGCACTGGGTCTACGCGCCCTTCCTGCATGCCGGCACCAAGCAGCTGCTGGCCATCGTGGTGGGCGGCATCGCCGGTGTCCTGTGCGTGATCGGCGGCGCCATGCTGCTGCATCGCCGCATCACCAACCCGCGGGTGCGCGCCTCCTCCAGCCTGATGGACACCGTGATCCTGGGCCTGATCGTCTTCCAGGCGGCGCTGGGCCTGGTCACCGTCATCTTCTCCCTGGGCCACCTGGACGGCGAGATGATGCTGACGCTCTCCAGCTGGGCGCAGTCCATCGTCTTCTTCAGCGGCGGCGCGGCGGACTACATGGCGGAGGTCTCCTGGATCTACAAGATCCATATCTTCGTCGGTCTGACCATCATCCTGCTGTTCCCCTTCTCGCGCCTGGTCCACGTGTGGAGCGTGCCCTTCGGCTACATCACGCGGCGCTACCAGGTCGTCCGCAAGCGGGGCTGA
- a CDS encoding peptidylprolyl isomerase, producing the protein MQKIDIEMIPGGASPPPIRVGEATIPEADIAQEMQYHPADSAGSAQLKAARALVVRELLRQRAAALGLAEAGADLDEDDAAIATLLEQELDVPEPSEEDCRRFHAAHAERFSEPTRLKVRHILLPAAPDDAEARDAGYRLGEKLIKQLGEHPERFTEFAQRHSACPSKDEGGELGWLAPGQTVAELDGALQHLPEGLHDRPLASRYGWHVVSIDARQEGRELPYEQVAEHVRHSLREQSTRRSLRHYLLALQAEIGVEGISLDDESGSALMQ; encoded by the coding sequence ATGCAGAAAATCGATATCGAGATGATCCCGGGGGGCGCGAGCCCCCCTCCCATCCGGGTCGGCGAGGCCACGATCCCCGAGGCCGACATCGCCCAGGAGATGCAGTACCACCCGGCGGACAGCGCCGGCAGCGCCCAGCTCAAGGCCGCCCGTGCCCTGGTGGTGCGCGAGCTGCTGCGCCAGCGCGCCGCCGCCCTGGGCCTGGCGGAGGCGGGCGCCGACCTCGACGAGGATGACGCCGCCATCGCCACCCTGCTGGAGCAGGAGCTGGACGTGCCCGAGCCCTCCGAGGAGGACTGCCGGCGCTTCCACGCCGCCCATGCCGAGCGCTTCAGCGAGCCGACCCGCCTCAAGGTGCGCCATATCCTGCTGCCTGCGGCGCCGGACGACGCCGAGGCCCGGGACGCCGGCTACCGCCTGGGCGAGAAGCTCATCAAGCAGCTCGGCGAACACCCCGAGCGCTTCACCGAGTTCGCCCAGCGCCACTCCGCCTGCCCCTCCAAGGACGAGGGCGGCGAGCTCGGCTGGCTGGCCCCGGGGCAGACCGTGGCCGAGCTCGACGGCGCCCTGCAGCACCTCCCCGAGGGGCTGCACGACCGCCCGCTCGCCTCCCGCTACGGCTGGCACGTGGTCAGCATCGACGCCCGCCAGGAGGGGCGCGAGCTGCCCTACGAGCAGGTCGCCGAGCATGTCCGCCACAGCCTGCGCGAGCAGTCGACCCGCCGCTCCCTGCGCCACTACCTGCTGGCACTGCAGGCCGAGATTGGCGTCGAGGGGATCAGTCTCGACGACGAAAGTGGCAGCGCCCTGATGCAGTAG
- the moaB gene encoding molybdenum cofactor biosynthesis protein B, with product MAHVHAHTPFAPLGIAVLTVSDTRGFDEDGSGDLLSARLTEAGHALVERRIVPDDVYRIRAVVSKWVVRDDIQVVLVNGGTGFTLRDTTPEALAPLFDKAIDGYGELFRQLSYQSIGTSTVQSRAVAGLIDRTLVFAMPGSPKACATAWDGILAEQLDARTRPCNFVAMVLPQGARCASRQPATSPREAQAGEEVDA from the coding sequence ATGGCTCACGTTCACGCCCATACCCCCTTCGCGCCCCTCGGTATCGCCGTGCTGACCGTCTCCGACACCCGCGGTTTCGACGAGGACGGCAGCGGCGACCTGCTCTCCGCGCGTCTCACCGAGGCCGGCCATGCCCTGGTCGAGCGACGCATCGTCCCCGACGACGTCTACCGCATCCGTGCGGTGGTCTCGAAGTGGGTCGTGCGCGACGACATCCAAGTGGTACTGGTCAACGGCGGCACCGGCTTCACCCTCCGCGATACCACCCCGGAGGCGCTGGCGCCGCTGTTCGACAAGGCCATCGACGGCTACGGCGAGTTGTTCCGCCAGCTCTCTTACCAGAGTATCGGCACCTCCACCGTGCAGTCCCGCGCCGTGGCCGGGTTGATCGACCGCACCCTGGTGTTCGCCATGCCCGGCTCGCCCAAGGCCTGCGCCACCGCCTGGGACGGCATCCTGGCCGAGCAGCTCGACGCCCGCACCCGCCCCTGCAACTTCGTGGCCATGGTGCTGCCCCAGGGCGCGCGCTGCGCCAGCCGCCAGCCCGCGACCTCGCCGCGCGAGGCGCAGGCCGGTGAGGAGGTCGACGCATGA
- the glp gene encoding gephyrin-like molybdotransferase Glp: MNCGCAEVVTPGLIDLFAARERMVMAGRPVAGCERVALGDGEGRVLAEAVEAALDLPGVDNSAMDGYALRVDGLGPEGLPVVQRIPAGAGVLHLPEGGCARIFTGAPVPLGADAVVPQEKVRLDATGRVHVDGELPRGANIRRRGEESRAGTPLLPAGTRLEAAAIALLASHGIAEVTVHRRVRVALFSTGDELIEPGATRAPGQVFDSNRAMLKALMGQPGVEVLDLGVVLDDPLDLHQALGRARDEADLVVCSGGVSVGEEDHVRPAIERLGGIAFHGVGIKPGKPFALGYLGDSLATGIPLIALPGNPVASLVGWQFLALPLLQGRQGMVPAALERFAVTAGFSRRGPRGRRELLRVVIDWQTGEPVARLAGGQGSHMLSAASQAHGYLLVDADTDVEEGHVYGYCPAAQFGR, from the coding sequence ATGAACTGCGGCTGCGCGGAGGTCGTCACCCCCGGCCTGATCGACCTGTTCGCGGCGCGCGAGCGCATGGTCATGGCCGGCCGGCCGGTGGCAGGGTGCGAGCGGGTGGCGCTGGGCGACGGCGAGGGTCGGGTGCTGGCGGAGGCGGTCGAGGCCGCCCTGGACCTGCCCGGCGTCGACAACAGCGCCATGGACGGCTATGCCCTGCGCGTCGACGGGCTCGGCCCCGAGGGGCTGCCGGTGGTGCAGCGCATCCCCGCCGGTGCCGGCGTGCTGCACCTGCCGGAGGGCGGCTGCGCGCGCATCTTCACGGGTGCTCCGGTGCCGCTGGGCGCCGACGCCGTGGTGCCCCAGGAGAAGGTGCGCCTCGACGCCACGGGCCGTGTTCACGTCGACGGCGAGCTGCCGCGTGGCGCCAACATCCGCCGCCGGGGCGAGGAGAGCCGCGCCGGCACGCCGTTGCTGCCCGCCGGCACGCGCCTCGAGGCCGCCGCCATCGCACTGCTGGCCAGCCACGGCATCGCCGAGGTGACGGTGCACCGCCGGGTCCGGGTGGCGCTGTTCTCCACCGGCGACGAGCTGATCGAGCCGGGCGCGACCCGCGCGCCGGGCCAAGTCTTCGACAGCAACCGCGCCATGCTCAAGGCGCTGATGGGCCAGCCGGGCGTCGAGGTGCTGGACCTGGGGGTGGTTCTCGACGATCCCCTTGATCTGCATCAGGCCCTTGGCCGGGCCCGCGACGAGGCCGATCTGGTAGTCTGTAGCGGCGGCGTGTCGGTGGGCGAGGAGGATCACGTGCGCCCCGCCATCGAGCGGCTGGGCGGCATCGCCTTCCATGGCGTGGGCATCAAGCCCGGCAAGCCCTTCGCGCTGGGCTACCTGGGCGACTCGCTTGCCACCGGCATCCCGCTGATCGCCCTGCCCGGCAACCCGGTGGCCTCGCTGGTGGGCTGGCAGTTCCTGGCCCTGCCGCTGCTGCAGGGTCGCCAGGGCATGGTGCCCGCGGCACTCGAGCGCTTTGCGGTCACCGCCGGCTTCTCCCGGCGCGGCCCGCGCGGGCGCCGCGAGCTGCTGCGGGTGGTGATCGACTGGCAAACGGGCGAGCCGGTGGCGCGGCTGGCCGGCGGCCAGGGGTCGCACATGCTGAGTGCCGCCAGCCAGGCCCATGGCTACCTGCTGGTGGATGCCGATACCGATGTGGAGGAAGGCCATGTCTATGGATACTGCCCAGCCGCCCAGTTCGGCCGCTGA